The genome window cACAGGGTTAAGGAACATTGTTAATTCTCTACACTTTTCATTGactttttagctgttttttttcccccatgcagctttaaaaaaaataacacatctAATCATACGGTGAAAGCAAGGGAGGCGGTCTGTGTtctgttgggttttttttctttttttctcgtCTCACCTCATAAATGTCTCGGCCCGTCGAGTGAATACGCTGATTAAACATTCCGGGGGAAGtttaagaaaatgaaagttCACTGAGGGCAGTTTGACTTGATGTGGAAAATGTTCTGttggtgtatgtgtgagtgaaaaGAGCGCAGAGTGACACACGCCACacatctttattattattctttcaGTTTACTACTGTGGATTAGCTTGCTATCCTTCGTCTTCATCACCAGGATTTGGTATTTTCTTTGTAACGTGTTTGTTGCGCCCTAGTTTCTAATGAATTGATCAGAAGGATattgtgtgttcagtgtctcaAAGTGGTTTCTTGTATGCCTTGTAAAAGTGACGGTGGGGTAAATGCTGTGAGAAAATTAGTGTTTTGACAAGGTGGTCGTTGAACAAATAGTCGTCGTAATTGGTTTTGCACTGTTACATTGATATGCACTAACAGAAGAGAAACATACCTCATTTTATACAAAACATAAATTGTGCAAGAGTGCTATTGTTCTTTGGGTACcttttaaaaactgaataatgGCCAAAAGAATTATCTCAAGGTGGTAGCGGTAGCTTAAGCCAGCTGATTAATATTAATTTGTAAAAGTATGAAAGGGCTGTTTCaatgttttggcttaaaatggACGAGTACATTTGTTAAAAACTAGTACCACGTCAATAGAACTTGCTGCAATTTAATATATTCAGGTTAGTGGTACACCTATACCAGACTAAAGGCTACCAGTAGGAAGGCCTGAGTACCAGCACACAGCTCACAGATGAAGATATGAATTACAACAATGGATAGACGGACATCAGCTGAGTTGTCTAACAGAAGTGCTTTGTCTGCAGAGAACGGAAAAACCACGTAGAAAACACTGGTACTCGACCcaatcagcaaaaaaaaaaaaaaaaaatggtgtagGTGCACCCCTAATTCAGGTAGTTCTTTTTCCAGTCCAGAGTCCATCATTCAACTGCATCACTTTTCAAATATGCTCAGACTTTTACAAACAAAGCGGGGGGAGAAGGCTGCTTACTAAGGCTTGAGTGTTGTCATCTATGTAGCAGAGGGAAATGTTCATTGTTGTTGTATGAGACACAAATCCAGACTGCTGAACAATCTAAAGGGAGACGTTTTCTTTAATGCAATATCAAACTCCCACGTTTCATTTGTGGTGCATGCATAGCGTGGACTGACAAGTTAGGCAGAGTCAAATTTTATTATGAACTGTCCCTGAGAATAACATTTCCACTGTTCGGCCCATTGTGTTTatatttcacatgaaacataCAGGCAAAAGGAAGGTGTTTGTGAATATGGGAGGTTACtcatttgtgttgatttcaatgTTCATCTATTTACATAAATGACCAAATAATGTATGTAGCCTTTCACATTACAGTCACATAATGTATGTGgtgatatatatataacaaaatGCCTTATAGACGAGGGACATTCAACCTGATTAGAAGTACCAGGATAATAAAAGACTAAGTTCAATAGTCGCCTTGTTGTCGTTTGTAATGAGCCCGGATCACTTTGAAGATGACCTGATTTATGTTTCATCAGCTGGATCTTCTAAGAAAGTACATAAAGCATGAACGTGGAAGTGACTTAGTGCAACATTAAATCCTCTGCGTGCGATTGCTGCTGAACCGCCCATACACACATTAGCAGAAGGCTCCCCAGAAGGTGAGTGCCACTACTCACACGCACTGAAGAGGAGATTAAATTACAAATAAGACAAAGCAGGCGACTTCCCCGCAGGCCCAGACCCGCCTGACACTCAGAGTCACTGACTATAATTTGGTGTTTGGTAATATGAAGAATTGTTTTGCAGCACTGAAGTTCAGTGACGTGGTCCTGCATTGCAACCTGAACTTGTGGCACTGTCTTATTACGGCTCCCTCTGAGACCTTAATAGTTTATTTTATGCTCACGTGGTCCACATTCCTACGTGAAGTTCAAATTGCTGCTGATGAACTGACACACGGGCCAGGCAGGATTCTTCcactggttgttttttttttttttttcactctgaggAAATGATGAAGTTCACATGTGCAGCAGCGTCTGAGTGATGTGCCCCTTTCAAACTGACCTACATTCATTTTAAGGTTctcatgttttcacacatgcGCCATCCTTTAATACTGGCAGTGATTTAGTGTGTGATCACTTAAGGCCGCCGAACGGCTCGTTGTTACTTATGCTGTCTTGtttcttttaattgtttttggtattattttatgtgaagcactttgctCTGTGAAAGTGCTACACTAGATAAACTTTACTTACATAAGCAATGCACGGAAGGTACAACCAGAGTGGAGACAACAAGGTTACGACAATCAGCACAAGTCATTCTGCTTAtcagttttctgttgtttaatGGAGCTTTCTGAACCCATTCTGACAGGTGTGACGGtaaagacagtgacagtgtaaGTAAACACAGTGCAGACCTGGTGTGTTGGTCCAACTGTAACAGGACAGAAACATCTTTATAAACAGTTctcaaatgaaaaaactgaaatgactgGGAAAGCAATCCGAGTGAAAGGTGCTGGTTGAGTGACAGCTGACACGATGTCTCCTGCACTCAAGTATCAACCTCAAAGAGcagatttcattttcagactccAACTTTTTCCATGTTGCCTTCAAAGGCACTTTCTGCTTGTATCACAGGTTTAACTAATGCACAGAGCCTGTCTCAATATCACGTCATTTACAAACTCAGATCTTCAAACAGGCTGTGAACTGACGGAAGAAACCAAACTACCTAAAATGGAGACATGATTTGATTGTCAGGTGTACTCAAATTTGCAAAATCACTGAAGTAACaatgaaaaatatcaaaattaTGTGTTATGGTCCTTTCAGGGAGTGACACCACTGAATGCCCTGCAGAAACTGGACTGgaaagtcacattttatttcagaGACACGGGCCTGTAAGTAAATCAACCCAGCCTGAAAGAGGTATTTTGCTACAATGCAGGCTAGTTTACAGTTTGAGAACGTTTTTATCAAATCCAACTGATCTTTACAAAACAGGACGTCCACACCAAGAACGGCTTTTCAAAATAATCAGTCCTAGGTCGCCTGTTTCTTCACAGAGAAACGTACAAACGAGTGATCGACTCTTGTCACTTGATGAGCTCTATAATACACTAAAATAAGACATATTACACGGGAAAACTGAGTGTGATACTAGGCTATTGAAAATGTACATACAACACTCAATTAGGAGAAGTTGGTAACATCACTTGAAAACTTGTTACAAAGACTTAGGGCTGTACATTATCTTCCTAAATATAAGTAAAACATGTGCACAGGGCTGCTTAAAGGTAACAGAAGAACTGTCAGGGAAACCCTACACTGAGGTCAACACTTGtctatacaaaataaaatagtgTTATCAACATCGCGGGTACAAACGTCCCACCTAAAACAGTTGACGTCCTAAAAATAAAGAGTTCAGAAAAGTCTTCAAATTTTGGTTGCAGTTAGAACTGCCGCTGCGTTCCTTTGTAGGGCTTGAACCCACCCACGTTGCCACCACTGGGAATGGAGTTGCTGGTGATCTGTACGATTCGGTTCAGTCCAGACGAAGAgtgactgcagacacacaaacagagcccAAGTCTAAGACGGCCGAGAGCAGGGGTACTCaggtttgtcattgtttgtttgcaaacttGGGATACCTGGAAGGAGCCATCATGCTGCCTCGGCTGTCTCCCAGCCTGCGATTATCAGGGAAGCCCCTTTCCTGTGAGCCCGATCCACCGTGCCACTCCTTCCTCATTCCCTGCTCCCTGCTGTGACGTTCCACCACCACCTGCCGGCCAGAGCTGaatggctgcagagacagaggacatttGGAGTGAGAGCCTGTCTTCAATCAACTGTTCGTGGATGTGTGAGCAATGGACTGAAACTTTGTTGTTAAGAACTCCGGACATAATAAATTATGACCAATtttaagacagaagaaagaaagaaaattatttGAATTTTGAGTACTAAGGACGATTTTCATCACAGGTTATatgcaaattcattttttaaattaactgGGAATAAGTGTCACAAAAATGCGAAAACTGCGTTTTACAAATTCCCAAGGCTCAACAAAAAACCTCATTTGAGAGCCTGGAATCACCAAACATTCATCATTCTTGTTGGAGAAATGTCCATTTCCTTTGTGTGGATTAActcatcatcaatcatcatctTGTTCAGCAGTCGCTGAGGTTTTAAAGAATCTTCAGACTTAAGACAACCTGAACATTACAGTAACCAACATTTTTTGCATGACCTGTAAATGCCCTGAACCATGAGCAGAAGACGACCTAAAGACGGTAAGCTGACCTGATTGCTCATCACCATGGGCCGCCCGTCTCGATCGTTGAAGCTGCTCCTGCCGCGGCTGTTCGAGGAGCCTCCTCTCAGTGAAGGGCCTGGGCCGTCTCTGCCTGATCGCTCTGCACGCATCCGCATTGGTCCTCTGCTCAACCCAGCGTTACAGCAGGCGACACATTTGAACAAAGAAATTAGCTTTAACACATTGTGGAGCAGTCAACTGATAATGCCTCTTCTTCAAAGACTGCACTCTTGTTTTTACCGTATATCGCCCTTGTTGGAGTTAATTCCGCCGTCACTTTTCCAGCCATGACCTCCATCCCTGGGTGAGCGGTTGTGCGACATGCTTGGCATTGTAGCTCTGGCTCCCATAGGGCGATCATGCATGGGCACGGGCcgcctctcatctctctccctgcGGTCTGTGTCCCGGAGTTCGGtgcgtggaggaggaggaggtggctcAGCTCTGCGGACTGTGTCAAAGTTTTTGGGGTATCGCTCAAAGCCGGAGCTCTCTCTGTGAGGAGCAGGGCGACTCTTCTTTATGTCTGGCTCACCGTCAAACCGGTTACGCCTGAACAAAGACCAAAAtggggaaaaacaaaatcacaattATCTAAAATGAGCAAGACTCAGCACGAAAGGGTTAACCTGTTAACCTGTTAGGCCAGAAAGACAGAGATTAACAGAGAGAAGTActgtggagcagaggagaataCAAGCGACTGTACAGACACCACCCACATGCTTCTGTCTGTTCTGACATCATCCTCAAGCTTTCTTTTGCAGTTGATATTTCTCCTCGTCTACACAGGTTACTACCTTTTTACCCAGAAATGCAACAAATAGAGAAAACTGAATATTACATCTATAATATTGATAAAACCCTGACTACATTTGAGTATTTGTAATATGTGTTTCTTTCTAAAAGCCTCTTTCGCAGCACATATTTTGACGTGTTACCGGTAACAGTAACAATAGCTCTGTTTTATTCCCATTAAGTCATGACAGGAGGAAAGAACATTACTatgaccctgaaactgaagcagctaaagggaattcagccatcacagtttttcattatttacacatATGCTACTTTGTCCAAATGCCTTCTGGGTAAAAGGCCTTTACTGACTGATGGCGATGAAAAGCCTTGATTTGTGTAGTTTAAACTCTCGTACCTGTCATACGTGTTGGGCTGCTCGGCAGCACCGTCTGGAAAGCGACCCCTCTCTCGGGGGCTGAAGTTTGAAAAGCGGTTCTGCTGCCGGTTGTAGTTGGAGCCTTGATTCAAACGAACGTCAGACTCAGACTGCATCTTCTTATTGCCATTCCAGTAGGGATCGTCTCGCCGACTGAAACATTTAATACAGATATACCTCATGAGTCACAAACTTCAACTGCAACACTTTCAGCTATCACtttttattatgattattttagaaTGTTGAGGATGCAGTGTCGTatcatttacttttattttctatttaaacATAACATTAGGTTTGCCTAAAGAGGCTCATGCATTGATGTAATTTCCACCAGGTCAAAGACCTCTCGCAGTCACTGAGGAGCAAAACAAACcctgtgtgactgcagtgaaTGGGAAGAATGACGATACAAGAAAAGTAATATCTCAAAAAAGTAGAAGTGGCAATGACCAATCAGAATCCATTCGGAGTGTTTGGTGTTGCTGTGGCCAGAGAGTTTCAGTTTATAGATGTATACTGTGCCTCATAGATTGTATTTTGATACCAGGGAAGTCCACTAAACAGCCAACACTAGTCAGATGGAACAGCTGAGAAAGTCAATGTGGAGTCACCAAGTAGTACTAAAATCTACAGTTTGACTTCACTGACATTTAGTAATTTGGTTCCTCAGCTCATGGCCAGCACTGCCTGATGATAAATAGTTTTGTATTTAGGCAACATTTCTCAAacagctaaaatgctaaaaatatcAAAGTTTGTGAACCACTGCTTCACACGGCCCCATGCCCCCACAGTAATCCACCAACTTTATTCATGATcagacaaaaattaaaatagCGTATATACCTGTGATCCACTTCACGGCCTCTTTTGAGgttgtttctcttctcttgcTCATAACGGAGTTGCTCTTGCTGCCTCCGCAGCTCCTCACGTTCACGTGCCATTCGCTCTGCCTCTTTGCGCCGCTCCTGAAAGAGACAGCCATGGACATTTCAATGCAATTACCAAGTGAAACAAAATCACATGGTCTGAGTGACTTTACAAACGTTCTAAAAACAATATGGATGGACTTAAAACTAAGTGGTCACTTATAAGCCAATGAATGATCGACAACCAATTATGGTAACTGACACAGGTGTCTATTCCTTCTTCTGCAGCACACCTGAAAACCTGGACTATGACTGACATAATAATTAATCCGTGAGATGGACACTGTACCTGCTCTATAcggactctctctctctcgagccTCTCCCTTTCCAAGCGCTCCCTTTCCAGTTtttgtctctccatctccagtCTCTGGCGCTCCCGGAGCAGGTTCTCCCGTTCTTCACGCTCCCGTAACAGACGGACGCGCTCACGCTCCCTTCGCTCTCGTTCGGCAATTTCACGCCgcctaaaaaaaacaacaaatgctttGTCATACAGCTTTAGGACCATAAATAAAACTTACGTGGACCTCTTAATTTTTTATCTACTCTATGTGTTTGAACCGTGTTCAAGCTTACCTCCGCAATTCTACGGCTCTACGGGCACGCTCCACACGAGCCATCCGTTCACGCATCCTCTGCTCCTTCATCTTCTCAAAGGGCAGGATGTCTTCCCCCTTGTTAGCAAAAGATCgctgtttgtctttcatcatCTCCAACTGAGGCAGGGGTTtggagaacagaaaaaaagtgaggaaaaagTTCACCAGTGAAGCATTTGAAGCGTTTAAAGCAAATATGAAGTTTATGTCCACAGAATGAGGAGCTTCATACTTCTTCAGGAGGAATCAACCATTTTGGCTGCCTTTGGGCGTTCATGTTGATGAAGGGCTGAAAAAGGACCGAGCAGAATCTCATTTAACATCCTCTGATGACACAGCTGAAAAGTGATTTCATTaaatcaaatacaaataaaaggCCTTACCTTATCAAAATACCTTCCCCTTCTGAAAGGTCTCATTTTTCCAAAATTCGAATCTCCTTTGGCGTGATGGACCATCACCATCTTGCCTGGGCTCTTTGCAcctacagaaagaaaaaaaggtaaatGATCAGAGAACTGACATGCTTACTGATTAACTCAAACTCTCTAAATTAGCAATGAGAAGAGTTCAACCTACGTCCGTGCTTTCTGTCGTCTTTCTTCAAAGAATCCTGTCCTGAGTTCGATGAAACAGACTCAGATTTCCCACTTTTAGCCTCCTGTTTCTTGGATAAATCTTTGTCCTTTTCTGAGAGTTTCTCCAAtttcttgtcttcttttttGTGAGATGGTGGAGTTCTAGATGTAAGGAGAACAAAGGGTTAAAGGGGCCTCAAATCAACAAAGAATCAAAGACAAAGACTTCTTCTGTCACTCACTTGTTGGTCAACTTTATCCCAGTGGAACCGCGCTTATCACTTGATTTGCTGGAACTTGCTTTGTCCTCCGCTTCCTTCTTTGAGCCCTCCTTCTTGAACGGGTCATTTTTGGCCTGATAAAACAGCGGCAGTGAAACATAAATGACACGGGCCCATAATATTCCCATTAATAAAAGCAGGATTAGACCAGTCAAGGTCTCTTCAAAAACAATTTAGACTCATCTGCTTCCAAACTTACCCTCTCAACATATATCTGCTGTCCGTGCAGCTCTGTACAGTCGAGGTGGGAGACACACCGTGTCACCTCTGTACTGGAAGACATCGTCACCAAGCCATAGCACTTTGAACCAGGACTCCGAGCATTTGTAACCACCTTGGCGCTCAACACCTATCCACAACAacattcatttcaacattttctacATGACAGAGTATAAATTTCAGGTGATATTTTCAGGCATATTCAAAACAAGCAACCGctaattccaaaaaaaaatctgcatgttATTTACCTTCCCATATTTGCCAAACAGGTTCTTGAGATCAGCTGCTTTGGTGTTTGAAGACAAGCCGCTCACCCAAACGTTACGAGaagagctgctgttgctggtgCTGCAAACAACTCCTGATGAtgtttttcaaaacacattCGACAGTCATTAGGTgtcaaagaaaaatatcacaaatcaatttaaatgaaatgataaacGCTTCCCTAAATATTCCATATTTCCAACAACAAATTAATACAATAATTCTTACCCTTTTCGTCTTTTGTAgcttttccatctctgtctcttgaAGAGCTACAAAGCAAATGTTGtaacaacaaacaaaggaaatgagTGATGGTACATAATCCCTGGTGCTAAATCACAGACATACATCTAGTGGAACAAAACACCGGATTTTGTACTTTTcaggaaaaatacaaagaaaaaaattccTGTAGGCAAGGCGTAGCTCTGAACCAATGTCTCAAAGGCTTCATTGCTTTTCCAGTGGTGAGATGGGTCAGGTTGTCAGCCAATTTATTCCCTGGACCAATGAAATCTTCGGAGGTTTGTTCAACTTCACAGCGAATCATTtgaccaaaaaggaaaaaaggaaccaaaaaataaaaaataaaaaagtaactGCCATCACGGGGACTAATGCTCTTTTACAATGCCTCGTGCAGAAACTGGAAAAGGCTTTAAAACTGGTGGAAAGGTCAAAGTAACAAAATAAGAGGTGTTTTCTCAGCTCCTGGTTAATGTCACAATTTAACCAACTTCAGGGAAATAAATCAAAGTAGTAAATGGCAGGATTAGGTACATCAGTGAACATTTCCCTTATGGCAAAGAACATCTTGAGGCTACCCACAATGTTGCGTTCTTAGTGAGCTGGACTTGGTAGTAGTATCAAAGAACTGACATAGAAAGACAAACCTCTTTGCTTGACCTGATGCCCCAGTAGCGGAGGGGCCTTTCTTCCCAGAATCCTTTTCTTTATCTCCCGTTT of Chaetodon auriga isolate fChaAug3 chromosome 1, fChaAug3.hap1, whole genome shotgun sequence contains these proteins:
- the sltm gene encoding SAFB-like transcription modulator isoform X2 codes for the protein MATGAISTECKKISELRVVDLKSELKRRNLDTSGVKSVLLSRLRQAVEDEGGDPENIQIHLSTDASTRKSGKAKGKKVDSDADTTGEEDVFSKETEEYESEKDVTDTDDGTRENSKPAPCEDSLVQPEAEAEPEPESEAVATEADSEPEPEPELDAEAEPEVDADAEPEVDEDADPEMDGEAEPELETELAEMDAEAMNSSKEAEDDHLSVSIPNEDAITLDVDGDDLLETGKHVKLPDPDAEKGTDVPEASAETGPDDDTNVEESHGHKDGKKDDGSRGEPTKKDSREALKKAETGDKEKDSGKKGPSATGASGQAKSSSRDRDGKATKDEKVVCSTSNSSSSRNVWVSGLSSNTKAADLKNLFGKYGKVLSAKVVTNARSPGSKCYGLVTMSSSTEVTRCVSHLDCTELHGQQIYVERAKNDPFKKEGSKKEAEDKASSSKSSDKRGSTGIKLTNKTPPSHKKEDKKLEKLSEKDKDLSKKQEAKSGKSESVSSNSGQDSLKKDDRKHGRAKSPGKMVMVHHAKGDSNFGKMRPFRRGRYFDKPFINMNAQRQPKWLIPPEELEMMKDKQRSFANKGEDILPFEKMKEQRMRERMARVERARRAVELRRRREIAERERRERERVRLLREREERENLLRERQRLEMERQKLERERLERERLERERVRIEQERRKEAERMAREREELRRQQEQLRYEQEKRNNLKRGREVDHSRRDDPYWNGNKKMQSESDVRLNQGSNYNRQQNRFSNFSPRERGRFPDGAAEQPNTYDRRNRFDGEPDIKKSRPAPHRESSGFERYPKNFDTVRRAEPPPPPPRTELRDTDRRERDERRPVPMHDRPMGARATMPSMSHNRSPRDGGHGWKSDGGINSNKGDIRGPMRMRAERSGRDGPGPSLRGGSSNSRGRSSFNDRDGRPMVMSNQPFSSGRQVVVERHSREQGMRKEWHGGSGSQERGFPDNRRLGDSRGSMMAPSSHSSSGLNRIVQITSNSIPSGGNVGGFKPYKGTQRQF
- the sltm gene encoding SAFB-like transcription modulator isoform X1 — protein: MATGAISTECKKISELRVVDLKSELKRRNLDTSGVKSVLLSRLRQAVEDEGGDPENIQIHLSTDASTRKSGKAKGKKVDSDADTTGEEDVFSKETEEYESEKDVTDTDDGTRENSKPAPCEDSLVQPEAEAEPEPESEAVATEADSEPEPEPELDAEAEPEVDADAEPEVDEDADPEMDGEAEPELETELAEMDAEAMNSSKEAEDDHLSVSIPNEDAITLDVDGDDLLETGKHVKLPDPDAEKGTDVPEASAETGPDDDTNVEESHGHKDGKKDDGSRGEPTKKDSREALKKAETGDKEKDSGKKGPSATGASGQAKSSSRDRDGKATKDEKGVVCSTSNSSSSRNVWVSGLSSNTKAADLKNLFGKYGKVLSAKVVTNARSPGSKCYGLVTMSSSTEVTRCVSHLDCTELHGQQIYVERAKNDPFKKEGSKKEAEDKASSSKSSDKRGSTGIKLTNKTPPSHKKEDKKLEKLSEKDKDLSKKQEAKSGKSESVSSNSGQDSLKKDDRKHGRAKSPGKMVMVHHAKGDSNFGKMRPFRRGRYFDKPFINMNAQRQPKWLIPPEELEMMKDKQRSFANKGEDILPFEKMKEQRMRERMARVERARRAVELRRRREIAERERRERERVRLLREREERENLLRERQRLEMERQKLERERLERERLERERVRIEQERRKEAERMAREREELRRQQEQLRYEQEKRNNLKRGREVDHSRRDDPYWNGNKKMQSESDVRLNQGSNYNRQQNRFSNFSPRERGRFPDGAAEQPNTYDRRNRFDGEPDIKKSRPAPHRESSGFERYPKNFDTVRRAEPPPPPPRTELRDTDRRERDERRPVPMHDRPMGARATMPSMSHNRSPRDGGHGWKSDGGINSNKGDIRGPMRMRAERSGRDGPGPSLRGGSSNSRGRSSFNDRDGRPMVMSNQPFSSGRQVVVERHSREQGMRKEWHGGSGSQERGFPDNRRLGDSRGSMMAPSSHSSSGLNRIVQITSNSIPSGGNVGGFKPYKGTQRQF